A single genomic interval of Rosistilla ulvae harbors:
- a CDS encoding sulfatase family protein → MRCLVVSVVLFISCLGVGGDATEGKAQAAEPSRPNIVYILADDMGIGDVQAFNPEGKIATPAMNRLAAEGMRFNDAHSGSAVCSPTRYGILTGRYSWRTRLQSGVTWGYSLPLIDSQRMTVASMLKSQGYNTACIGKWHLGLEWGLKDPSKKPSDDPREPWDNIDFAKPITSGPLQLGFDTFFGISASLDMHPYVYIEDDHLTDIPTKEVAASGGKKFWRKGPVGDDFQHIGVLDRLTSRAVDYIETQSADKPFFLYFPLPAPHTPIIPTEAFQNKSGLNEWGDFVMQVDSVVGSVMQAIEKQGLTDNTLIIVTSDNGATPKADFAELKAKGHNPSSVYRGNKADAFEGGHRVAFIARWPAVIAAGTASDATICHTDLLATAAEATGAELPADAAVDSVSMLPLMKDADTPTVREATVHHSVNGSFAIRKGSWKLMFCPGSGGWSTPRPPAARKQKLPPLQLFDLATDIGETKNVADSHPEVVQELSQLMAQYIERGRSTPGADQENEVEIRLMK, encoded by the coding sequence ATGCGTTGTCTCGTTGTATCGGTCGTCCTGTTCATCAGTTGCCTAGGTGTTGGCGGCGACGCGACGGAGGGCAAGGCGCAAGCCGCAGAACCATCGCGGCCCAACATCGTCTACATCTTGGCCGACGATATGGGGATCGGAGACGTTCAGGCGTTTAACCCCGAAGGCAAGATCGCCACGCCGGCGATGAACAGGTTGGCTGCCGAGGGGATGCGTTTTAACGACGCTCATTCCGGTTCGGCCGTCTGTTCGCCGACGCGTTACGGAATTCTGACCGGCCGCTACAGCTGGCGGACGCGGTTGCAATCGGGAGTCACCTGGGGCTATTCGCTGCCGTTGATCGATTCCCAGCGAATGACCGTCGCGTCGATGCTGAAGTCGCAGGGCTACAACACCGCCTGCATCGGCAAGTGGCATCTCGGCTTGGAGTGGGGGCTGAAAGATCCTTCGAAGAAGCCGAGCGATGATCCGAGGGAGCCTTGGGACAACATCGACTTTGCCAAACCGATCACCTCCGGCCCGCTGCAGCTTGGGTTCGACACCTTCTTCGGCATCTCGGCTTCGCTGGACATGCATCCTTATGTCTACATCGAAGACGATCATTTGACCGACATCCCGACCAAAGAAGTGGCTGCGTCGGGCGGGAAGAAGTTTTGGCGCAAGGGGCCCGTCGGCGATGACTTCCAACACATCGGCGTCTTGGATCGCTTGACCTCCCGCGCCGTCGACTACATCGAGACACAATCCGCCGACAAACCGTTTTTCCTCTATTTCCCATTGCCTGCGCCCCACACGCCGATCATTCCGACCGAAGCGTTTCAGAACAAGAGCGGCCTCAACGAGTGGGGTGATTTTGTGATGCAAGTCGATTCGGTTGTCGGTTCGGTGATGCAGGCGATCGAAAAACAGGGGCTCACCGACAACACGTTGATCATCGTTACGAGCGACAACGGCGCGACACCGAAAGCTGATTTTGCGGAGCTGAAGGCCAAGGGGCACAATCCGAGTTCGGTCTACCGCGGCAACAAAGCCGACGCGTTTGAAGGCGGCCACCGCGTGGCGTTCATCGCTCGCTGGCCCGCCGTGATCGCCGCCGGAACCGCTTCGGACGCAACGATTTGCCACACCGACCTGCTGGCGACGGCGGCGGAAGCGACCGGCGCGGAACTGCCCGCCGACGCGGCTGTCGATTCGGTCAGCATGTTGCCGTTGATGAAAGATGCCGACACGCCGACGGTTCGCGAAGCGACGGTCCATCATTCGGTCAACGGTTCGTTTGCGATTCGTAAGGGCTCGTGGAAGCTGATGTTCTGCCCCGGATCGGGCGGATGGAGCACGCCGCGTCCGCCTGCAGCGAGAAAGCAAAAGCTGCCGCCGCTGCAGTTGTTCGATCTGGCGACCGACATCGGCGAAACCAAAAACGTTGCCGACAGCCACCCCGAGGTCGTTCAAGAATTGAGCCAGTTGATGGCTCAATATATCGAGCGTGGTCGCAGCACGCCGGGTGCTGATCAAGAGAACGAAGTCGAAATCCGGTTGATGAAATAA
- a CDS encoding sulfatase has product MTIARALRCLMFAIAVCFTSAAFAADKPNVILIFIDDMGWGDIGCYGNDFVDTPRIDQLAAEGMRFTDFYAAGAVCSPTRCALQSGQNQARIGITAHIPGHWRPFERVITPQTTMALPLDTVTVGESMQQAGYKTGYIGKWHLGDSPGFLPDRQGYEYSAVINGPHLPGKFRVAGRKDIKPKPGQYRTDFEADLCVDFIEQNKSKPFFLMLSPFAVHIPLGAMSEKVQKYQDKAKATGRELPNPIYAAMIEHCDDMVGRIVDAVEAQGLTEKTMIVFTSDNGGLYRRYDYRPAADDNVSSLAPLKGEKGSLHEGGVRVPLIVKYPAKVAAGGVCAEPTISYDFYPTFVELASGSLPANQTIDGVSLLPLLEKPDATLPRSALHWHYPHYHHDRPASSIREREWKLIEYLDGTGDVELYHIASDIGESKNLVEEKAGRAADLRRKLATWRHEVSARMPIPNPNYDPQRADQWWNLRSGKPVDSDSRKRFPPTEKDL; this is encoded by the coding sequence ATGACCATAGCTCGTGCGCTTCGTTGCCTGATGTTTGCGATAGCCGTTTGTTTCACGTCGGCTGCGTTTGCTGCGGATAAGCCCAACGTGATCCTGATCTTCATCGATGACATGGGCTGGGGCGATATCGGTTGTTACGGCAACGATTTCGTCGACACGCCGCGGATCGATCAGCTGGCCGCCGAAGGGATGCGGTTCACCGATTTTTATGCCGCGGGAGCTGTCTGTTCGCCGACGCGATGTGCGCTCCAATCGGGACAGAATCAAGCTCGGATCGGGATCACCGCTCACATCCCCGGCCACTGGCGTCCGTTTGAACGGGTGATCACGCCGCAGACGACGATGGCCTTGCCGTTGGATACGGTCACGGTGGGCGAATCGATGCAGCAGGCGGGATATAAGACCGGATATATCGGCAAGTGGCACCTGGGAGATTCGCCCGGCTTCCTCCCCGATCGCCAAGGCTATGAATATTCGGCGGTCATCAACGGGCCGCATCTGCCGGGCAAGTTTCGTGTCGCCGGACGCAAGGACATCAAACCGAAGCCGGGGCAATACCGGACCGACTTCGAAGCCGATCTGTGTGTCGACTTCATCGAACAGAACAAATCGAAACCCTTCTTTTTGATGCTCTCTCCGTTTGCGGTTCACATCCCGCTTGGAGCGATGTCCGAAAAGGTGCAGAAGTATCAAGACAAAGCAAAAGCGACGGGGCGCGAGCTGCCCAATCCGATCTACGCCGCGATGATCGAGCATTGCGATGACATGGTCGGCCGGATCGTCGACGCGGTCGAGGCTCAAGGGCTGACCGAAAAGACGATGATCGTCTTTACCTCCGACAACGGCGGGTTGTACCGACGCTACGATTACCGCCCTGCCGCCGATGACAACGTCAGTTCGCTGGCACCGCTGAAAGGCGAAAAGGGATCGTTGCACGAGGGAGGTGTCCGCGTGCCGTTGATCGTCAAGTATCCAGCCAAGGTTGCCGCCGGTGGCGTCTGTGCCGAACCGACGATCAGCTACGATTTCTATCCGACGTTTGTCGAACTCGCCAGCGGCAGCTTGCCGGCGAATCAGACGATCGATGGCGTCTCGTTGCTGCCATTGTTGGAGAAGCCCGATGCGACGCTACCCCGTTCCGCGTTGCATTGGCACTATCCGCACTACCACCACGATCGACCTGCCAGCAGTATCCGCGAGCGCGAATGGAAATTGATCGAATATCTCGATGGAACCGGCGATGTCGAGCTTTATCACATTGCGTCGGACATCGGCGAAAGCAAGAACCTTGTCGAAGAGAAAGCCGGCCGCGCGGCCGATCTGCGTCGCAAGTTGGCGACCTGGCGACATGAGGTCTCGGCACGGATGCCAATCCCAAATCCCAACTACGATCCGCAGCGAGCTGATCAGTGGTGGAATTTGCGATCGGGAAAACCTGTCGACAGCGACAGCCGAAAACGCTTTCCGCCGACCGAAAAAGATCTGTAG
- the purD gene encoding phosphoribosylamine--glycine ligase translates to MKVLVVGNGGREHALAWKIGMSPRVSQVFVAPGNAGTGVDATNVPISADDTEGLVNFARRESIDLTVVGPEVPLVNGLVDALEAAGLRAFGPSAAAAELEGSKVFCKNLLKAADIPTADYQTFRTGDDAARFIKDRYPEENSAVPVVVKADGLAAGKGVIVCSTREDALDAIDRITRQREFGEAGNELIIEDRLIGQEASILAITDGNAIVMLPAAQDHKPAYDGDKGPNTGGMGAYCPTPIVDEKMIEMIQEDIIVPTVHAMKRNRRPFKGVLYAGLMITSTGPKVLEYNVRFGDPECQPLLMRLKSDIMDILEAVADGRLIDIDPPEWDERPSICVVMASEGYPGDYVKGREISGLHDAAKLKDVKVFHAGTKLTQGSVQTDGGRVLGVTALGNSISNAKLQAYTAVKQIRWPGAWCRKDISDKAL, encoded by the coding sequence ATGAAAGTGTTGGTGGTTGGCAACGGTGGACGCGAACATGCGCTTGCCTGGAAGATTGGCATGAGCCCGCGTGTTTCACAGGTTTTTGTAGCCCCTGGAAACGCGGGAACCGGTGTCGATGCGACCAACGTCCCAATCAGTGCGGATGACACCGAGGGTTTGGTCAATTTCGCTCGCCGCGAATCGATCGACCTGACGGTCGTCGGCCCCGAAGTCCCTTTGGTCAACGGTCTGGTCGACGCCTTGGAAGCCGCGGGCCTTCGCGCGTTTGGCCCCTCTGCCGCCGCGGCGGAACTGGAAGGGAGCAAGGTCTTCTGCAAGAACCTGCTGAAAGCTGCCGACATCCCGACCGCCGACTACCAAACCTTCCGCACCGGCGACGATGCGGCGCGGTTCATTAAAGACCGCTACCCCGAAGAGAACTCCGCAGTCCCCGTGGTCGTCAAAGCCGACGGCTTGGCAGCGGGCAAAGGCGTGATCGTCTGTTCGACTCGCGAGGACGCCCTCGACGCGATCGACCGCATCACTCGGCAGCGTGAATTTGGCGAAGCTGGCAACGAACTGATCATCGAAGACCGTTTGATCGGTCAAGAAGCGAGCATCCTAGCGATCACCGACGGCAATGCGATCGTGATGCTCCCCGCCGCTCAAGATCACAAGCCAGCTTACGACGGCGACAAAGGTCCCAACACCGGCGGCATGGGAGCTTATTGCCCGACGCCGATCGTCGACGAGAAGATGATCGAGATGATCCAAGAGGACATCATCGTCCCGACGGTTCACGCGATGAAACGCAACCGCCGTCCGTTCAAAGGCGTTCTTTACGCTGGCTTGATGATCACCTCGACCGGCCCCAAGGTGCTCGAATACAACGTGCGATTCGGCGACCCCGAATGCCAACCGCTGCTGATGCGTCTGAAGAGCGACATCATGGACATCTTGGAAGCTGTCGCCGACGGTCGCTTGATCGATATCGATCCGCCGGAGTGGGACGAACGTCCAAGTATCTGCGTGGTGATGGCCAGCGAAGGTTATCCGGGCGATTACGTCAAAGGCCGCGAGATCTCCGGCCTTCACGACGCTGCCAAACTGAAAGATGTCAAAGTCTTCCACGCCGGCACCAAGCTGACCCAAGGTTCGGTGCAAACCGACGGCGGACGCGTGTTGGGTGTGACGGCGCTTGGCAACAGCATCAGCAACGCCAAACTGCAAGCCTACACCGCGGTGAAGCAGATCCGCTGGCCCGGCGCCTGGTGCCGCAAGGACATCAGCGACAAAGCCCTTTAA
- a CDS encoding cupredoxin domain-containing protein, with product MRFLIISAFVATTFLSATADAQQWGDLKVKFVFKGAAPDADKIAVTVDKEFCGKHDLVDESLVVGKDGGIQNVVVYAYDGRGGVKLPAIHPDLEGKPNTHELANKDCRFEPHIVICKAGDTLNVTNPDPVGHNCNLAFLVNAAQNFTIPPLKSKEVKLDNAEPAPIPVACNIHPWMQAKVVVLEHPYAAKSDESGTLVIKNLPTGKLAFRLYHEAAGRLSGLEVAGSEVNRRNVFEVEIKPGENDLGTVELDAKLF from the coding sequence ATGCGATTTTTGATAATCTCGGCCTTTGTCGCCACCACGTTCCTTTCGGCCACCGCTGATGCCCAACAATGGGGCGATCTGAAGGTTAAGTTTGTCTTCAAGGGAGCCGCCCCCGACGCCGACAAGATCGCCGTCACTGTCGACAAAGAGTTCTGCGGCAAGCACGACTTGGTCGATGAGTCGTTGGTCGTTGGCAAAGATGGCGGAATTCAAAACGTTGTCGTCTACGCATACGACGGACGCGGTGGAGTCAAATTGCCTGCGATCCATCCCGATCTGGAAGGCAAGCCGAACACTCACGAACTGGCCAACAAAGATTGCCGCTTCGAGCCGCACATCGTGATCTGTAAAGCGGGCGACACGTTGAACGTCACCAATCCCGATCCCGTCGGTCACAACTGCAACTTGGCCTTCTTGGTCAACGCCGCTCAAAACTTCACCATTCCGCCGCTGAAGTCGAAGGAAGTGAAGTTGGACAACGCCGAACCTGCTCCGATTCCCGTCGCCTGCAACATCCACCCTTGGATGCAAGCGAAGGTTGTCGTTTTGGAACACCCCTACGCTGCCAAGTCGGATGAAAGCGGTACCTTGGTTATCAAGAACCTGCCAACTGGCAAGCTTGCTTTCCGTCTGTACCACGAAGCTGCGGGTCGCTTGAGCGGCTTGGAAGTTGCTGGCAGCGAAGTCAATCGCCGCAACGTCTTTGAAGTCGAAATCAAGCCAGGCGAAAACGATCTGGGCACCGTCGAACTCGACGCCAAACTGTTCTAA
- a CDS encoding cupredoxin domain-containing protein, which produces MRSLGLAFLTLLVGFAGPAFSDETDRWGDLTIRFVYDGIPPQPRRIADRVGEGFCGDIAMVDESLVVNTIDKGIRDLVVYAYEGPGGRALPAVHPDAVAGGKAFELANVNCNYVPRVLAITSGDALSVVNTDVIGYSTMLGFMANRAESLSLPPNARAELNPQRAEPAPIPVGSLLYPWMKARLLVLDHRYAGISDAHGRMTIGRLPAGVKLAFRVYHERASLRGLKIGGSEVNRRGIFELEIQPGENDLGTVSISAERFGL; this is translated from the coding sequence TTGCGCTCTCTGGGACTCGCTTTCCTAACGCTCTTGGTCGGCTTTGCTGGCCCGGCGTTCTCCGATGAAACCGATCGCTGGGGCGACCTGACGATTCGGTTTGTCTATGACGGCATCCCGCCTCAGCCCCGGCGGATCGCCGATCGCGTGGGCGAAGGGTTTTGTGGCGACATTGCGATGGTCGACGAAAGCTTGGTCGTCAACACGATCGATAAAGGGATCCGCGATCTGGTCGTCTACGCGTATGAAGGGCCTGGCGGCCGAGCTTTGCCAGCGGTCCATCCCGATGCGGTCGCCGGCGGCAAAGCCTTTGAACTGGCTAACGTCAACTGCAACTATGTCCCTCGTGTTCTGGCGATCACCTCCGGCGATGCGCTTTCGGTCGTCAACACCGACGTGATCGGATACAGCACGATGCTGGGGTTCATGGCAAATCGGGCGGAGAGCCTTTCGCTGCCCCCCAACGCTCGAGCGGAGCTCAATCCCCAGCGAGCCGAGCCGGCGCCGATCCCCGTCGGCAGTCTGCTGTATCCGTGGATGAAAGCGCGGTTGTTGGTGTTGGATCATCGCTATGCGGGGATCTCCGACGCGCATGGACGGATGACGATCGGCCGCTTGCCGGCGGGCGTTAAGCTGGCGTTTCGGGTCTACCACGAAAGAGCCAGTTTGCGCGGGCTGAAGATCGGGGGGAGCGAGGTGAATCGTCGCGGCATCTTTGAGCTGGAGATCCAGCCGGGAGAGAATGATCTGGGGACGGTCTCCATTTCCGCCGAGCGGTTTGGGCTTTGA
- a CDS encoding SCO family protein, producing MNRTAMHVMVILITGMVIGLIARSRRIEREQAEAAQVQMEAEVAEAAVAEQSAAKEPVVVEGDGWLSEFELTERSGETVSSKELLGQPYVVSFFFTTCPSTCPMQNEKLKILQEEFYGKGVRFLSISCDPEIDTPEVLSEYAKRFEADKDQWLFLTGELNYIRRVGAEVFRLPVNRRFHTDRFVLVGADGEIVALYEWPEPEQFDRLKKDIGKLLAGEKIDDSKDEGNAS from the coding sequence ATGAATCGCACGGCAATGCATGTGATGGTGATCTTGATCACCGGCATGGTGATTGGATTGATCGCCCGTTCGCGGCGGATCGAACGCGAGCAGGCGGAAGCGGCTCAGGTCCAGATGGAGGCCGAGGTTGCCGAAGCCGCTGTCGCGGAGCAGTCTGCTGCCAAGGAGCCGGTCGTGGTCGAAGGGGATGGTTGGTTGAGTGAGTTCGAGCTGACCGAACGCAGCGGCGAGACGGTGTCCAGTAAAGAATTGTTGGGGCAACCTTATGTCGTCAGCTTTTTCTTCACGACCTGCCCCAGCACCTGCCCGATGCAAAATGAGAAGCTGAAGATTTTGCAGGAGGAGTTTTATGGGAAGGGAGTTCGCTTCTTGAGCATCAGTTGCGATCCCGAGATCGATACGCCCGAGGTGTTGTCGGAATACGCCAAGCGATTTGAGGCGGATAAGGATCAGTGGTTGTTTCTGACCGGCGAACTGAATTACATCCGACGCGTGGGGGCGGAGGTGTTCCGGTTGCCGGTCAACCGACGCTTCCACACCGACCGTTTTGTTTTGGTCGGTGCCGATGGCGAGATCGTCGCGTTGTATGAATGGCCCGAACCGGAACAGTTCGATCGGCTGAAGAAGGACATCGGCAAACTGCTTGCCGGCGAGAAGATCGATGACTCGAAGGATGAAGGAAATGCCAGCTGA
- a CDS encoding DUF420 domain-containing protein, whose amino-acid sequence MEWLASNLPHATASLNSLATVLLVIGLVMVKRGNLKAHRNVMITCFAVSGLFLALYLLHKVALFQTTGSPNRRFPTDVSSAARTVYFTILGTHLLLAITVPPLAIAAIVQGLKDNREKHRKIVRFAFPIWLYVSITGVVVYYMLYWAYPVA is encoded by the coding sequence ATGGAATGGTTAGCGAGTAATCTGCCGCACGCGACTGCGTCGCTGAACAGTCTGGCGACGGTGCTGTTGGTGATCGGGTTGGTGATGGTCAAGCGAGGGAACTTGAAGGCCCATCGCAATGTGATGATCACATGTTTTGCCGTCAGCGGCCTGTTCCTGGCGTTGTATCTGTTGCACAAGGTCGCTTTGTTCCAGACAACCGGTTCGCCGAATCGGCGGTTCCCAACCGATGTCTCCAGCGCCGCGCGGACCGTCTATTTTACGATCCTCGGAACGCATCTGTTGCTTGCGATCACGGTGCCGCCGCTGGCGATTGCTGCGATCGTGCAGGGCCTGAAAGACAATCGGGAGAAGCATCGCAAGATCGTCCGATTCGCCTTTCCGATCTGGCTGTACGTTTCGATCACCGGCGTGGTCGTCTACTACATGTTGTACTGGGCCTATCCTGTCGCTTAG
- a CDS encoding outer membrane protein assembly factor BamB family protein has protein sequence MRFLVCQALLLLLISPGLGWAQRGAVPADIPELETSGRIALQQIDQLIGAQSWDAAVDEILRLADTSGERLIQIDLDPNTTESLQRWVPVRDYLNDRLVRWGLAAPEVLSRYRQRIDSLAAAAVEAAATQKDLSQADSAVREFLASSHGDAALRLQADLAIDRGWAQRGRDALVRIDSRLQATGVGENPVAMVPAVAWNPLLVRYPESVAAIAEQVSRDDRGLSFGSYRGTALPLPELAARLPYCSVLQGDIPRAERELALVQTMFEAFADSPAEQTLRRAIAAAKEESTASDATVRFAEFPIWTTPLHRIDRDPTLDSVSGSSGAAGSRRASYFPAVWNGRVFVHDVNRIVGFDLRTGAGWPIEDSNAAVFDTGQPSEEILPPAALPASGWPRFTLNVVGDRMVARLGPAVTGWLPVMRKPPGSASSVAVFDLDGEGRLLDAYPKSLDAEELGDYEIEAPPLLVGDRIFCGITRRAGSLYTSRVLCIDLRSGQRLWISPELAVGPMPNQPPANRVSHATVAYREGMLFYHANLGTVSAIDAQTGKIRWLVRYERGSAHDNPFRDEPFVDDRDLSPVLLDAELAIVAAADCGRVFALDSATGQTLWTSGPELAEDVECLLGTTATHVIASGDRLYWIDKFTGRVDAVFAGGSTSLAAGGSSQPRTAGRGAIAGNRIYWPTDDAILVFDAVLADTDTRHAMRMVDRIDLLPSDLRGGNLLIRDGYLILASPDRLAVFDSREFKVATIAPGSPIGETLKHE, from the coding sequence ATGCGGTTCCTTGTTTGCCAAGCGTTGCTCTTGCTGCTGATCTCGCCTGGGCTCGGATGGGCTCAGCGCGGCGCGGTGCCTGCCGATATTCCCGAGCTAGAAACCTCGGGCCGGATCGCGCTGCAGCAGATCGACCAATTGATTGGCGCCCAGTCGTGGGATGCCGCGGTCGATGAAATCCTGCGTCTTGCCGACACGTCGGGGGAGCGATTGATCCAAATCGATCTCGATCCCAACACGACTGAATCGCTGCAGCGTTGGGTTCCGGTTCGCGATTATCTGAACGACCGGCTGGTGCGGTGGGGCCTCGCCGCTCCCGAAGTCTTGTCGCGTTATCGCCAGCGGATCGACTCGCTGGCGGCTGCGGCCGTCGAGGCAGCCGCCACGCAGAAGGATCTCAGTCAAGCAGACAGCGCGGTTCGCGAGTTCCTTGCCAGTTCGCACGGCGATGCGGCGCTCCGATTACAAGCCGACCTAGCGATCGATCGCGGTTGGGCTCAGCGAGGCCGCGACGCACTGGTCCGCATCGATTCGCGGTTGCAAGCGACCGGCGTCGGGGAAAATCCCGTGGCGATGGTTCCCGCGGTCGCTTGGAATCCATTGCTCGTCAGGTACCCGGAGAGTGTGGCGGCGATTGCGGAGCAAGTGTCGCGCGACGACCGTGGCTTGAGTTTCGGATCCTACCGCGGCACCGCTCTCCCCTTGCCCGAGCTTGCGGCGCGGCTTCCTTATTGTTCGGTCCTGCAGGGAGACATCCCACGAGCCGAGCGCGAGCTGGCGTTGGTGCAAACGATGTTCGAAGCGTTTGCCGATTCACCTGCGGAGCAGACGTTGCGGCGGGCGATCGCCGCGGCGAAAGAAGAGTCGACCGCGTCGGATGCGACGGTTCGATTCGCAGAGTTTCCGATCTGGACGACTCCGCTGCACCGGATCGATCGCGATCCGACGCTCGATTCCGTCAGCGGTTCGTCGGGGGCGGCCGGCAGCCGGCGAGCGAGCTACTTTCCGGCGGTTTGGAACGGGCGTGTCTTCGTTCACGACGTGAATCGAATCGTCGGCTTCGATCTCCGCACGGGAGCCGGTTGGCCGATCGAAGATTCCAATGCGGCAGTCTTCGACACGGGGCAGCCGTCCGAGGAAATCTTGCCTCCCGCGGCGCTACCGGCATCGGGCTGGCCGCGATTCACGTTGAACGTGGTTGGCGATCGGATGGTCGCGCGGCTGGGACCGGCGGTGACCGGTTGGTTGCCGGTGATGCGGAAGCCTCCGGGAAGTGCGTCATCGGTGGCGGTGTTCGATCTCGACGGCGAGGGGCGTTTGTTGGACGCCTATCCGAAATCGCTCGACGCCGAAGAACTGGGCGACTACGAAATCGAAGCACCTCCGCTGTTGGTGGGCGATCGGATTTTCTGCGGGATCACGCGGCGTGCCGGTTCGCTGTACACAAGTCGCGTGCTGTGCATCGACCTGCGATCGGGGCAGCGGTTGTGGATCAGTCCCGAACTGGCGGTCGGGCCGATGCCCAATCAACCGCCCGCCAACCGCGTCTCGCATGCGACGGTCGCGTATCGCGAGGGGATGCTGTTCTATCACGCCAACTTGGGAACCGTTTCGGCGATCGATGCGCAGACGGGCAAGATCCGTTGGCTGGTTCGTTACGAGCGCGGTTCGGCACACGATAACCCTTTTCGGGACGAACCGTTTGTCGACGATCGCGATCTGTCGCCGGTGCTGTTGGATGCGGAGCTGGCGATTGTCGCGGCAGCCGATTGCGGTCGAGTGTTTGCGTTGGATTCGGCGACGGGACAGACGCTGTGGACCAGCGGGCCCGAACTAGCCGAAGACGTGGAGTGTCTGTTGGGGACGACGGCAACACACGTGATCGCTTCGGGAGATCGACTGTACTGGATCGATAAGTTCACCGGACGCGTCGACGCCGTTTTTGCTGGCGGTTCGACTTCACTGGCTGCCGGTGGATCGTCGCAGCCGCGGACGGCGGGACGCGGCGCGATCGCGGGGAATCGAATCTACTGGCCGACCGACGATGCGATCCTTGTCTTCGATGCGGTCCTTGCCGATACGGATACGAGGCACGCAATGCGGATGGTCGATCGGATCGATCTGTTGCCCAGCGATCTACGCGGCGGCAATCTGTTGATCCGCGACGGGTATCTGATCTTGGCGAGTCCCGATCGGTTGGCCGTTTTCGATTCCCGCGAATTCAAGGTTGCCACGATTGCCCCTGGCTCGCCAATCGGCGAAACTTTGAAGCATGAATGA
- a CDS encoding AAA family ATPase, translating into MNDSQNIGDRELIERLASEYAAIKAELAKAIIGQEETIEQVITALVAGGHCLLVGVPGLAKTLLVHSLASTLKLDFSRIQFTPDLMPSDITGTEVIQQDRETGERQFKFLPGPIFGNIILADEINRTPPKTQAALLEAMQERQVTAGGTRHELPNPFFVLATQNPIEQDGTYPLPEAQLDRFMFDVRIDYPNEADELQVVLQTTDDKEESLTAVVDGAQLLEFRHLVRRIPIAEPVARYAMTLARGSRPSDPRASDQVKKYVRWGSGPRGSQYLVLAAKARAALQGRHLVERDDVDAVALPVLRHRIRLNFAAEADGLTVAQVIQDLIQRARHGAEPAGVAAVFRNPTS; encoded by the coding sequence ATGAATGACAGCCAGAATATCGGTGACCGCGAGTTGATCGAGCGGTTGGCCAGCGAATACGCAGCGATTAAAGCCGAATTGGCCAAAGCGATCATCGGCCAGGAAGAGACGATCGAGCAGGTGATCACGGCGTTGGTCGCCGGCGGGCATTGTCTGTTGGTCGGGGTGCCCGGTTTGGCCAAGACGTTGTTGGTGCACAGTTTGGCATCGACGCTCAAGCTCGATTTCAGCCGGATCCAGTTCACTCCCGATCTGATGCCCAGCGATATCACCGGAACCGAGGTAATCCAACAGGATCGCGAGACGGGGGAACGGCAGTTCAAATTTCTGCCGGGGCCGATCTTCGGCAACATCATCTTGGCCGACGAGATCAATCGGACGCCGCCCAAAACGCAGGCTGCGTTGTTGGAAGCGATGCAAGAGCGGCAGGTGACCGCGGGCGGAACGCGACACGAATTGCCGAATCCGTTTTTTGTTCTGGCCACGCAAAATCCGATCGAACAAGACGGCACCTACCCGTTGCCCGAAGCTCAATTGGATCGGTTCATGTTCGACGTGCGGATCGATTACCCCAACGAAGCGGATGAATTGCAGGTCGTGCTGCAGACCACCGACGACAAAGAGGAATCGCTGACCGCGGTTGTCGACGGGGCGCAGTTGCTGGAGTTCCGTCATTTGGTTCGTCGGATTCCGATCGCCGAGCCGGTCGCGCGGTATGCGATGACGCTGGCTCGCGGCAGTCGGCCGTCGGATCCGCGAGCGTCGGACCAGGTGAAGAAGTATGTGCGTTGGGGAAGTGGCCCACGCGGCAGCCAGTACCTGGTGCTGGCGGCAAAGGCTCGGGCGGCGCTGCAGGGGCGGCATTTGGTCGAGCGAGACGATGTCGATGCGGTGGCGCTGCCGGTGCTGAGGCATCGGATTCGATTGAACTTCGCCGCCGAAGCCGATGGGCTGACCGTGGCGCAGGTCATCCAAGATCTGATCCAACGCGCTCGCCATGGCGCCGAACCGGCTGGCGTTGCGGCGGTGTTTCGAAATCCGACCTCCTAA